AAGAAAAGGCTTCTGTTTACATTTGCGCTCCTTGCCGTTTTCAGGCTGGGAGCGCATATACCTACACCGGGTATCAACGTTGCGGCACTCTCTGAATTTTTCCAGAGAGCGCAAGGAACTATGTTCGGTTTTATGGATGCCTTTTCTGGTGGTGCTCTTTCAAAGCTGACAATTTTTGCTCTTGGCGTTATGCCTTATATCAGCGCTTCCATTATAATGCAGCTTTTTACTGTTGCATTTCCTTCCCTTGAAAAGCTGGCAAAGGAAGAAGGTGAATACGGAAGAAAAAAGATTAATCAATATACCAGATATGGGTCTGTTGCCCTTGCATTTATCCAGGCTCTCGGTATAGCTATTGGACTTCAAGGTATGAAAAGTCCTTCAGGCATACCTGTTGTGCCAAATCCAGGTTTCACATTCATCTTTGTTTGTGTTACCACTTTGGTTGCCGGTTCAACCTTCCTTATGTGGCTTGGCGAGAAGATAACGGAACACGGTGTTGGTGAAGGGATGTCACTACTTATCTTTGCAGGTATTGTCAGCAGGATACCTTCATCAGTTATTAACGTAATTACTCAATTTAAAGGTGGAGAGCTTTCCCTTTTTAAATTAGTAGGAATTATTCTTATTATTCTTACAATGACTGCTCTTGTAATATATGTTGAAATGGCAGAAAGAAGGGTTCCCCTTCAGTATGCAAAACGTTCTGCTCCTCAGGTTGGCGGAACTTACACCAGTTTTTTACCTATAAAGCTTAATCCTGCTAACGTTATTCCTATTATCTTTGCGGCATCAATTATGATGTTTCCAGCAACGATAACAAAGTTTATCCATACTGCATGGGCTCAGAAGATAGCTCATATTCTTATGCCAGGGACACCAACTTATTTAATTATTTATGGTGTACTTATCTTCTTTTTTACCTACTTTTACACTGCCGTTATCTTTAATCCTGAAGAGATTGCAGATAACCTTAATAAGGCTGGTGGTTTTATTCCAGGGATTAGGGCCGGTAAAGATACGGTTGAATACCTTGACAGGATCGTTTCAAGGTTGACCTTTGCAGGTGCCGTTTTCCTTACGACGATTGCTATTGTTCCTCTCATAATTATGCAGAGAATGCACTTCCCGTTTTACTTTGGAGGAACAGCTCTTCTGATCGTTGTTGGTGTTGCCCTTGATACGTTGAGAAGGATAGAGGCTTTTGCCCTTAATGTTTCTTACGAAGGATTCTTAGGAAAGAGGAAGAGACGCAAGAGAACTGGATTTGGGGGAGTAAGATGATAAAAGTTATATTCCTGGGACCTCCGGGAGCCGGTAAAGGGACTCAGGCTGTGAGAATAGCAGAAAAGTACGACGTTCCTCACATTGCTACTGGTGATATCCTTAGGGCGGCTGTTAAAGAGGGAACAGAACTTGGAAAGCTTGCAAAGTCTTACATGGACAAGGGAGAGCTTGTTCCAGACGATGTAATTATAGGGATTATAAGAGAGAGATTATCTCAGGATGATGTAAAGAAGAATGGTTTCATCCTTGATGGATTTCCAAGGACGCTTCCTCAGGCTGAAGCTCTTGACGAACTTTTAAAAGAGATAGGAATGGAACTTGATAAGGTTATCTACCTTAACGTTGAAGATGAAGAGATAGTTAAAAGACTCCTTGCAAGGGGAAGAGCAGACGATAGAGAAGATGTTATCCGCAATAGGCTTGAGGTTTACAGGAAACAGACAGCACCTCTTATCGATTACTACACCAGCAAAGGTCTTTTGGCAGAGATAAACGGTGTTGGTGATATTAATGAAATCACACAGAAGATAGAAAAGGCAATAGGTGTAAATGGTTAAAAGATTTAAATCTAAAATAATATTGAAAAGTCCCGAAGATATCGCCAAACTGAGAAATGCGGCGGCTTTGACCATGGAGATTCTCCTTAAAATAGGAGAAGAGATAAAGGCGGGAATATCAGCCCTTGATATAGATAAGCTTGCCAAAAGTTATTGTAAGGAATACGGTGTAAAACCGGCCTTTTTAGGATATGCAGGTTTTCCGGGAGCCATCTGTGTTTCTGTGAATGAAGAGGTTGTTCATGGTCTCCCGACGAAAAAGAAAGTGTTTAAAGAAGGAGACATCGTTAGCCTTGATTTTGGCGTTATAAAAGATGGATTCTACGGTGATGTTGCCATTACTTTTCCAGTTGGGAAAATTGCGGAAAATGCTGAAAAACTCCTGAAAGTGACCAGAGAGTCTCTATATAAAGGTATAGAACAGGCATTACCGGGAAATAAGCTTATAGATATCTCCAGAGCAGTTCAAAGATACGTTGAAGGGCACGGTTTTTCAGTTGTGAGAGATTATGCAGGCCACGGTCTTGGGAGATCTCTACATGAGGATCCTCAGATAACAAATTACGTTTACAAGGGGTATCCCGATATTACTCTTGAACCGGGTATGACCTTTGCCATAGAGCCGATGGTGAATGAAGGAACTTATAAAGTTAAAGTTAAAAGAGATAAGTGGACGGTTGTTACAAAAGATGGTAAACTATCTGCTCACTTTGAGCATGATATTGCCATTACAGAAAATGGATATATAATTCTATCGGAAATTTAATTAAAACCAAACAGCTTTATGAGGAGAAGTATGGCAAAAGAGAAGGGTATTCAGGTAGAGGGAAAGGTTGTTGAAGCTCTCCCTAACGCTTACTTTAAGGTGGAACTTGACAACGGACATCAAGTTCTTGCTCATGCATCGGGAAAGATGAGAGTTCACTTTATTAGAATACTGCCAGGCGACCGTGTGGTTGTCGAGCTTAGCCCCTATGATCTTACGAGAGGAAGAATCATTTTCAGGAAAGGATAATCCGTCCCTTTAAATAGACCGCGGCTAACGGCACAAAACTTTAAACGACGGAGAGGTAGAATGAAAGTAAGACCATCTGTGAAGAAGATCTGCCCGAAGTGCAAGATCATCAAGAGAAAAGGTGTTGTAAGGGTTATATGTGAAAACCCAAAACACAAGCAGAGACAGGGTAAGTAAGGAGGAAAAATGGCAAGGATAGCAGGTGTTGACATTCCTGACAACAAGAAAGTTCCCTATTCACTTGCTTACATCTACGGAATAGGTATAAAAACAGGTTTTAAGATCTGCCAGGAAGCAGGTATAGATCCTGAGAAAAGAGTAAAAGACCTTACAGAAGAAGAGATAGCAAAGATAAGAAAGATCATCGAAAACGAATATAAGGTTGAAGGTGATCTCAGAAAAGAAATTGCAATGAACATCAGGAGACTCGTAGATATTGGATGCTACAGAGGAATTAGACACAGACTCGGTCTTCCAGTGAGAGGTCAGAGAACAAGAACTAATGCCAGAACGAGAAAAGGTCCTAAGAAGACGGTAGCCGGTAAGAAGAAGGCTACTAAGAAGTAAAGGAGGTAATTGATGGCAAGAGGCAAGAGAAGAGGTGGTGCCAAGAAAAAGGCGAAAAGAACCGTTGGTTATGCAATAGCACATATTCAGACAACGTTTAACAATACAATTATTACCTTTACCGATAAAGAAGGGAACGTTCTTACATGGGCAAGCGGTGGAACGGTTGGATTTAAAGGTACGAGAAAGAGTACGCCTTACGCCGCTCAGCTCGCTGCCGAAAAGGCTGCTAAAAAAGCTATTTCAGATTATGGTGTTAAGGACGTTGAAATCTGGATTAAAGGAAACGGTGGTGGCAGAGAGACTGCTATAAAAGCAATAGCAGCTACAGGTTTAAACGTGAAAGTGATTAAGGATGTTACTCCTATTCCTCATGATGGTTGCAGACCACCTAAGAGAAGAAGAGTTTAATGGAGGTAGTTGATGGGTAGATATACAGGACCAAAATGGCGTATAGCTCGCCGTTTAGGCGTTAATATTTATGTTGGTGAAGAAAAATCTCAGAAAGGGAAGGCTATTACAGATAGAAGACCTTATCCTCCGGGACAGCACGGTAAAAGCAGGAGAAAGATTTCCTACTACGGCCGTCAGCTTATGGAAAAGCAAAAGGTTAAGTATTACTATGGCATTAGAGAAGAACAGTTCAGACGATTCTACGAAATGGCCGAAAGAATGAAAGGTCAAACAGGTGAAAACCTTCTTAAACTTCTTGAGAGCAGACTTGACAATGTAGTTTACAGGCTTGGTTTCGGTAAATCTCACAGACATGCAAGACAGCTTGTTGTTCACGGCCATATTCTTGTAAACGGCAAGAAGGTTAACAGACCATCTTTCCTTGTTAAGCCGGGAGATGTAATAGAAGTAAGAGAGAAGAGCAGAAACATTCCTGACATTATTTCAGGAATTGAGCTTGCTCAGCAGAGAGGCATTCCTTCATGGCTTGAGCTTGATGCCGAAAACTTTAAAGGTATTGTTAAGGCAGAGCCTACAAGAGAAGAGATTGAGATTCCAATCGCTGAGAACCTTATCGTTGAGCTCTACTCTAAGTAATAGTTAACCCTTAGTGGAGGAAAATAATGATTGAATTTATCAAGCCGGAAACATTCCGCTGGGAGGAGCACACCGACACCTACGGTAGGTTTGTCGTTGAGCCTCTGGAAAAAGGATACGGTATTACTGTCGGAAACGCACTGAGAAGAGTTCTTCTTTCCTCCATAGAAGGTGCTGCTCCAACGGCTGTTAAGTTTGAAGGAGCATGGCACGAATTTACAACACTTCCCGGTGTGGTGGAAGATTTAACGGAAATCGTTCTTAACATAAAAGAGTTAAGGTTTGCCCTTTACGGTGATGGTCCTGTATTTATTGAACTTAGAAAAAAAGGTCCCGGTAAGGTGCTCGCCTCCGATTTTGAGCTTCCTTCTCAGGTTAAGCTTCTTACGCCTGACAAGGAAATAGCAACTCTTGACAATGAAAATTCTGAAATAGAGATGCACCTTCGTATAGATAAAGGCAAGGGGTTTGTTCTTTCTGAAGAGATTCAGGAAATATTTGACATAACAACTCTCGGATGGATAGCCCTCGATGCTGATTTTTCACCTGTTAGAAAAGTTGCCTTCAGGGTTGAAGATACGAGGGTAGGAAGAAGAACTGACTATAACAAGCTTGTTATGGAAATATGGACTGACGGCGGCGTAACGCCGAAGGAGGCTCTGGCTAAGGCGTGTTCAATCCTTATAGAGCACTTCTCTTCCGTTATGGCAAATCTTACAGAATCTTCCCCGGAAACGGCTGTTATTGAAGTTGAAAAAGAGGAAGAGCCTGCTGATACAAAACTTTCTATGACTCTTGAGGAAGCCGGTTTAAAATCAAGAGCTCTAAGAGCGTTAAAAGAAGCCGGTATTGAAACGATAGGAGATCTCGTTAACTTAACAGAAGCTGACCTTAAAAAGGTGAAGGGTCTTGGGAACAAGTCCATAGCACAGGTGAAGGAGGTTCTTTCCTCGTTAGGACTTGAACTTGGAGGTAAAGAATGAGACATAGAATAAAGAGGAAAAAACTTGGCAGACCTACAGAGCACAGAGTTATGATGCTCAGGAACCTTGTTACTGACCTTATGGAACACGGTAAGGTTGTTACAACAGTTGCAAGGGCAAAAGAACTTAGAAGGCTTGCTGATAAGGTTATTACAAAGGCCAAGGATGAAGATAAAGTTAAGGCTCTAAGAGAAGTTTTAACAGTAGTTACCAAAAAAGATGTTGCATTTAAGGTTGTTAACGAAATAGCACCTAAATATGCAGATAGAAATGGTGGTTACACAAGGTTACTTCACTACGACTACAGAAAAGGTGATGCTGCACCAACGGCTATTGTTATGCTTGTTGAAGCAGGAGAAGAACGAGAATAATTAACTTTTTCTATTTTTAGAAAAAGGGGCTTTAAAGCCCCTTTTTTAATTTCTTCGGGGAAAATAGTAGAATTATTTTACTATGAGATTGGATAGTTTTGAAAAAGTATTAATGTTAATGTTTTTCACATCTTTGCTATTGTTTTCCTGTGGATATCAGGAAAGTAGTAATACCACATGGGTGTTTGCCGTTTATATGGCAGGTGATAATAGCTTATCCGATTATGCTACTTTAGACCTTAAAGAGATGATGGATGCTGGTGCTGATGACAATGTGAAAGTAGTGGTTCTTTGTGACAGAGGCGAGGGAACAACCCTTTATGAAGTAAAAAAGGGATGGCTTGAGCCTGTAGAAAGCTTTGGGAATTTAGATACAGGTGATCCGTCAACACTTGCTCTTTTTCTTGACGCTATAAAGAACAGGTATTCATATAAAAAAATAGCTCTTGTTTTTTGGGATCACGGTGATGGCTGGCAGGATGCTGCCTTTGATGATTCTTCAAGAAGTTCTCTTAAAA
This sequence is a window from Desulfurobacterium indicum. Protein-coding genes within it:
- the secY gene encoding preprotein translocase subunit SecY; translated protein: MNLSKIFANVFEVPELKKRLLFTFALLAVFRLGAHIPTPGINVAALSEFFQRAQGTMFGFMDAFSGGALSKLTIFALGVMPYISASIIMQLFTVAFPSLEKLAKEEGEYGRKKINQYTRYGSVALAFIQALGIAIGLQGMKSPSGIPVVPNPGFTFIFVCVTTLVAGSTFLMWLGEKITEHGVGEGMSLLIFAGIVSRIPSSVINVITQFKGGELSLFKLVGIILIILTMTALVIYVEMAERRVPLQYAKRSAPQVGGTYTSFLPIKLNPANVIPIIFAASIMMFPATITKFIHTAWAQKIAHILMPGTPTYLIIYGVLIFFFTYFYTAVIFNPEEIADNLNKAGGFIPGIRAGKDTVEYLDRIVSRLTFAGAVFLTTIAIVPLIIMQRMHFPFYFGGTALLIVVGVALDTLRRIEAFALNVSYEGFLGKRKRRKRTGFGGVR
- a CDS encoding adenylate kinase, with the translated sequence MIKVIFLGPPGAGKGTQAVRIAEKYDVPHIATGDILRAAVKEGTELGKLAKSYMDKGELVPDDVIIGIIRERLSQDDVKKNGFILDGFPRTLPQAEALDELLKEIGMELDKVIYLNVEDEEIVKRLLARGRADDREDVIRNRLEVYRKQTAPLIDYYTSKGLLAEINGVGDINEITQKIEKAIGVNG
- the map gene encoding type I methionyl aminopeptidase, with the translated sequence MVKRFKSKIILKSPEDIAKLRNAAALTMEILLKIGEEIKAGISALDIDKLAKSYCKEYGVKPAFLGYAGFPGAICVSVNEEVVHGLPTKKKVFKEGDIVSLDFGVIKDGFYGDVAITFPVGKIAENAEKLLKVTRESLYKGIEQALPGNKLIDISRAVQRYVEGHGFSVVRDYAGHGLGRSLHEDPQITNYVYKGYPDITLEPGMTFAIEPMVNEGTYKVKVKRDKWTVVTKDGKLSAHFEHDIAITENGYIILSEI
- the infA gene encoding translation initiation factor IF-1, giving the protein MAKEKGIQVEGKVVEALPNAYFKVELDNGHQVLAHASGKMRVHFIRILPGDRVVVELSPYDLTRGRIIFRKG
- the rpmJ gene encoding 50S ribosomal protein L36 is translated as MKVRPSVKKICPKCKIIKRKGVVRVICENPKHKQRQGK
- the rpsM gene encoding 30S ribosomal protein S13 — protein: MARIAGVDIPDNKKVPYSLAYIYGIGIKTGFKICQEAGIDPEKRVKDLTEEEIAKIRKIIENEYKVEGDLRKEIAMNIRRLVDIGCYRGIRHRLGLPVRGQRTRTNARTRKGPKKTVAGKKKATKK
- the rpsK gene encoding 30S ribosomal protein S11, with amino-acid sequence MARGKRRGGAKKKAKRTVGYAIAHIQTTFNNTIITFTDKEGNVLTWASGGTVGFKGTRKSTPYAAQLAAEKAAKKAISDYGVKDVEIWIKGNGGGRETAIKAIAATGLNVKVIKDVTPIPHDGCRPPKRRRV
- the rpsD gene encoding 30S ribosomal protein S4, coding for MGRYTGPKWRIARRLGVNIYVGEEKSQKGKAITDRRPYPPGQHGKSRRKISYYGRQLMEKQKVKYYYGIREEQFRRFYEMAERMKGQTGENLLKLLESRLDNVVYRLGFGKSHRHARQLVVHGHILVNGKKVNRPSFLVKPGDVIEVREKSRNIPDIISGIELAQQRGIPSWLELDAENFKGIVKAEPTREEIEIPIAENLIVELYSK
- a CDS encoding DNA-directed RNA polymerase subunit alpha is translated as MIEFIKPETFRWEEHTDTYGRFVVEPLEKGYGITVGNALRRVLLSSIEGAAPTAVKFEGAWHEFTTLPGVVEDLTEIVLNIKELRFALYGDGPVFIELRKKGPGKVLASDFELPSQVKLLTPDKEIATLDNENSEIEMHLRIDKGKGFVLSEEIQEIFDITTLGWIALDADFSPVRKVAFRVEDTRVGRRTDYNKLVMEIWTDGGVTPKEALAKACSILIEHFSSVMANLTESSPETAVIEVEKEEEPADTKLSMTLEEAGLKSRALRALKEAGIETIGDLVNLTEADLKKVKGLGNKSIAQVKEVLSSLGLELGGKE
- the rplQ gene encoding 50S ribosomal protein L17; this encodes MRHRIKRKKLGRPTEHRVMMLRNLVTDLMEHGKVVTTVARAKELRRLADKVITKAKDEDKVKALREVLTVVTKKDVAFKVVNEIAPKYADRNGGYTRLLHYDYRKGDAAPTAIVMLVEAGEERE